From the genome of Sphingobacterium kitahiroshimense, one region includes:
- a CDS encoding glycoside hydrolase family 10 protein: MRIKHVLHLLGVFFLIASTAQLSFAQPGPKREVRGVWIATIGNIDWPTVATGTNVEKQKQELIQILDQHKKSGMNTILFQIRPAADAFYGRGREGWSRYLTGKQGKAPEPFYDPLDFIIAECHKRGMELHAWINPYRASTTLNPNHFSEDHITKKKPEWFFTYAGKKLFNPGIPEVRQYIIDVIMDVVSNYDIDGVHFDDYFYPYPDSRNTAIPDRLTFGQYSNNFSNIEDWRRNNVDVLIHDLGVAIKAKKPYVKYGVSPFGIWDNKDANRDGSNTHGLSGYRTLFADGVKWIKEGWIDYINPQIYFPFQNRAAAYEILVEWWQHHTYGRHFYIGHGAYRVNEQKPGWTDRSQIPRQIRFLREQQNVQGSIFFSSKSLTDNLAGLQDSLQRNLYKTSALPPTMPWIDSIPPNAPFGLQLRSSENTKLNHLVWQKPDRASDGQSAYGYIVYRFKEGDQPDLNNSKNIIHISYNEDDLQFDDSDLEIHQQYYYMVTALDRMKNESEPSNIRSTQKTHLYSTNQEVTRQQ; encoded by the coding sequence ATGAGAATTAAACACGTTCTGCACTTACTTGGAGTATTTTTTTTAATAGCATCAACAGCACAACTTTCATTCGCTCAACCTGGTCCCAAAAGAGAAGTCCGTGGTGTTTGGATTGCCACTATAGGTAATATTGACTGGCCAACAGTCGCCACTGGAACCAATGTTGAAAAACAAAAGCAGGAGCTGATACAAATACTTGACCAGCACAAAAAATCGGGTATGAATACTATTCTTTTTCAAATCCGACCGGCGGCAGACGCTTTCTATGGTCGTGGTAGAGAAGGCTGGAGCCGTTATTTAACCGGGAAACAAGGAAAGGCTCCTGAACCTTTTTATGATCCTTTGGATTTCATTATCGCTGAATGCCATAAAAGAGGGATGGAGCTGCATGCCTGGATCAATCCTTACCGTGCTTCCACAACTTTAAATCCGAATCATTTTTCAGAAGATCATATCACGAAAAAGAAACCTGAATGGTTTTTTACCTACGCTGGAAAAAAATTATTTAATCCGGGAATACCGGAGGTACGTCAATATATCATCGATGTCATCATGGATGTCGTCAGTAATTATGATATTGATGGTGTTCATTTTGATGATTATTTTTATCCTTACCCCGACAGCCGCAACACTGCTATTCCGGACCGCCTAACGTTTGGCCAATACAGCAACAACTTTTCAAATATAGAGGATTGGCGCAGAAATAATGTCGATGTGCTTATTCACGATCTGGGCGTTGCGATCAAAGCTAAAAAACCTTATGTAAAATACGGTGTCAGTCCTTTTGGTATCTGGGATAATAAGGATGCAAACCGTGACGGTTCTAATACACATGGTTTAAGTGGTTACCGGACTTTATTTGCGGATGGCGTGAAATGGATCAAAGAGGGTTGGATAGACTACATCAATCCCCAGATTTATTTTCCTTTCCAAAACCGTGCTGCCGCTTATGAAATTCTGGTTGAATGGTGGCAACATCATACTTATGGCCGACACTTTTATATCGGTCATGGTGCTTATCGCGTGAATGAGCAAAAACCTGGATGGACTGACCGAAGCCAAATTCCGCGTCAGATCCGTTTTTTACGAGAACAACAGAATGTACAGGGAAGTATCTTCTTTAGTTCAAAATCTTTAACGGACAATCTTGCCGGTCTTCAGGATTCTTTGCAACGTAATCTATATAAAACATCGGCTTTGCCTCCGACGATGCCGTGGATCGACAGTATCCCGCCTAATGCACCTTTTGGGTTACAGTTGAGGTCTTCAGAAAACACAAAATTAAATCACCTAGTCTGGCAAAAACCTGATCGTGCATCTGATGGTCAATCTGCTTATGGCTATATTGTTTACCGATTTAAAGAGGGGGATCAACCTGATTTGAATAATAGTAAGAATATCATCCATATTTCTTATAATGAGGATGACCTTCAATTTGATGATAGTGACCTGGAAATACATCAACAGTACTATTATATGGTGACGGCACTGGACCGAATGAAAAATGAGAGTGAACCATCTAACATAAGAAGTACCCAAAAAACTCATCTATATAGTACAAATCAAGAAGTAACGCGGCAACAATAA